The window GGATGTCGCCGCGCTCGGGCCGATGGACCACGTTGGAAGGGTGGGCATTGCCGCGCAGCCGCGCGTTGCTGTTGCCGATACCCGGCGCACCAGCCATGGGCGGGGCCTTCCCGTTGCCCCCGCCGTTGCCATTGCCGTTACCATTCCCGGCCCCGCGCGCAGGGCCATTGCCCGGTCCCTTTGCGACCGCGCTGCCATTGCCGGGGCCGTTGCCACCGCCTTTACCGTTGCCTGCGCCGCGGTCGGGACCGCCGCCCCCGGTTCTGGGCCTTGGCCGGACCTCCGCCCTTGTTGCCGCCCCTGTTGCCGCCCTTGTTGCCGGGGCCGCCGCCGCCGTTACCCCGTTCCTGCGCGGCAGGAGGGCCACCGCCGTTGCCGCCGTTGTTGCCCTTCCCGTTGCCGTTGCCATTCCCGGGCTGGGCGAGCGCCGCGCCCGCCACGAGGGCGAACCCCGCAACCGTTCCGGCCAAAATCGTTTGCGCCTGCCGCATCGAAAATCTCCTTTCGGGGCCTTTCAACGCGGCAATCGGCGTGCCTGTTCCCCGCAAGGTCGCGATGCACGCTCGCCCGCGGCCCTCTCCCTGCCCCGAAACGGCATGCAAAAAGGGCGCCCGGATTGCTCCAGGCGCCCCACTCGGCGAACCGATTTGCCCCTCCCCGCGAAGGGGAGGGAAATGCGCGATCAGGCGCTGTAGTACATGTCGAACTCGACCGCCGAGGGCGTGGTTTCCCAGCGCAGCACTTCGGGCCACTTGAGTTCGAGGTAGGCTTCGACCTGGTCGGCGGTGAACACGTCGCCTTCGAGCAGGAACGCGTAGTCGGCCTGCAGGGCTTCGAGAGCCTCACGCAGCGAGCCGCACACGGTCGGAACTTCGGCGAGCTCTGCCGGCGGCAGGTCGTAGAGGTTCTTGTCCATGGCTTCGCCGGGGTGGATCTTGTTCTTGATGCCGTCGAGGCCGGCCATCAGCAGCGCCGAGTAGCACAGGTAGGGGTTGGCCATCGCGTCGGGGAAACGGAATTCCACGCGCTTCGACTTGGTGCCCGCACCGTAGGGGATGCGGCACGAGGCCGAACGGTTGCGCGCCGAGTAGGCGAGCAGAACCGGAGCTTCGTAACCCGGGACCAGGCGCTTGTAGCTGTTGGTGGTCGGGTTGGTGAAGGCGTTGAGCGCCTTGGCGTGCTTCACGACACCGCCGATGAAGTACAGGCAGGTCTCCGAGAGGCCAGCGTAGCCATTGCCCGCGAAGGTGTTGTCGCCGTCGTTCCAGATCGAGATGTGCGTGTGCATGCCCGAACCGTTGTCGGTCTGGATCGGCTTGGGCATGAAGGTGGCCGACTTGCCGTAGGCCTGCGCAACCATCTGCACGACATACTTGTAGATCTGCATGCGGTCAGCGGTGGTGGTCAGCGTGCCGAAGGTCAGGCCGAGCTCGTGCTGGGCAGCCGCCACTTCGTGGTGGTGCTTGTCGCAGGGCAGGCCCATTTCGAGCATGGTGGTGACCATCTCGGCGCGGATGTCCGAGCAGCTGTCGACCGGAGCGACGGGGAAGTAGCCGCCCTTGGCGCGCGGACGGTGGCCCAGGTTGCCGGTGTCGTAGTCGCGGCCGGTGTTGGTCGGCAGCTCGACGTCGTCGATCTTGAAGCCGTTGCCGTCGTAGCCGTCGTAGAACTTCACGTCGTCGAACATGAAGAACTCGGCCTCGGGGCCGACGAACACGGTGTCGCCGAAACCGGCCGACTTGACGAAGGCTTCCGCGCGCTTCGCGGTCGAGCGCGGGTCACGGGCGTAGAGTTCGCCGTTCGAGGGCTCGACGATGTCGCAGAACACGATCAGCATCGGGCTGGCCGAGAACGGGTCGGTGTAGACGGCTTCGAGGTCGGGCTTGAGGATCATGTCCGACTCGTTGATCGTCTTCCAGCCCTCGATTGAGGAACCGTCGAACATCAGGCCGTCTTCGAGCTCGTCTTCACCCAGGACGCCCGCACACATCGTCAGGTGCTGCCACTTGCCCTTGGGATCGGTGAAGCGCAGATCAACCCATTCGATCTCCTCGTCCTTGATCTTGGCAAGGACG is drawn from Novosphingobium decolorationis and contains these coding sequences:
- the glnA gene encoding type I glutamate--ammonia ligase, with the translated sequence MATAKDVLAKIKDEEIEWVDLRFTDPKGKWQHLTMCAGVLGEDELEDGLMFDGSSIEGWKTINESDMILKPDLEAVYTDPFSASPMLIVFCDIVEPSNGELYARDPRSTAKRAEAFVKSAGFGDTVFVGPEAEFFMFDDVKFYDGYDGNGFKIDDVELPTNTGRDYDTGNLGHRPRAKGGYFPVAPVDSCSDIRAEMVTTMLEMGLPCDKHHHEVAAAQHELGLTFGTLTTTADRMQIYKYVVQMVAQAYGKSATFMPKPIQTDNGSGMHTHISIWNDGDNTFAGNGYAGLSETCLYFIGGVVKHAKALNAFTNPTTNSYKRLVPGYEAPVLLAYSARNRSASCRIPYGAGTKSKRVEFRFPDAMANPYLCYSALLMAGLDGIKNKIHPGEAMDKNLYDLPPAELAEVPTVCGSLREALEALQADYAFLLEGDVFTADQVEAYLELKWPEVLRWETTPSAVEFDMYYSA